Proteins from one Triticum urartu cultivar G1812 unplaced genomic scaffold, Tu2.1 TuUngrouped_contig_5179, whole genome shotgun sequence genomic window:
- the LOC125528879 gene encoding subtilisin-like protease SBT3.9 yields the protein MDSRTAFCGCNTLDATLLPVSANASSKLYIVYMGEKKHDDPSMVTASHRDMLTSVFGSKDEALRSIVYSYKHGFSGFAAMLTESQAETIAKFPEVVTVKPNTYHETHKTRSWDFLGLDRNQPRQQSGLLRKAKYGEDVIVGVIDTGIWPESRSFDDNGYGPVPARWKGKCQTGQDFNATSCNKKIIGARWYGRGISDEVLNRNYKSPRDIEGHGTHIASTIAGREVQGVSYGGLGMGVARGGAPRARLSIYKVCWLGGSCPEAAVLAAIDDAMHDGVDVLSLSIAGAGHEFPGTLHAVQRGISIVFAGGNDGPVPQTVANALPWVTTVAASTIDRSFPTLISLGNKEKLVGQSLHNNASVISGNFKDLVYAGSCDTESSLALSNVTGKIVLCYQPVAARSMPPRQALPIAINLTTMAGAKGLIFAQYTTNLLDFLPLCRGVMPCVVVDFEIAQRIASYWSWDKGNAVVKVSPAMTVVGKGVLSPRVASFSSRGPSMLFPSILKPDIAAPGVSILAADRDSYVFKSGTSMACPHVSAVTALLKSVHPGWSPAMIKSAIVTTASVTDRFGMPIQAEAVPRKLADPFDFGGGHIDPDRAVDPGLVYDVDAREYNKFLNCTLGYLDGCESYYLNLNLPSIVVPDLKDHVMLRRTVTNVGPAEATYHLVVEAPAGIDVSVEPSVITFTKGSSRSATFMVTFTTRQRVQGGYTFGSLTWSDGSTHSVRIPVAVRTVIQDFVADTA from the exons gctgtaacaccctcgatgcgacacTGCTGCCTGTTTCAGCTAACGCGTCGAGTAAA CTCTACATCGTGTATATGGGGGAGAAGAAGCATGATGACCCATCCATGGTCACCGCGTCTCACCGTGACATGCTAACCTCTGTTTTTGGGAG CAAGGATGAAGCCTTGAGGTCGATAGTTTACAGTTACAAGCATGGATTTTCTGGTTTTGCGGCGATGCTCACCGAGTCTCAGGCTGAGACAATCGCAA AATTCCCAGAAGTTGTCACTGTGAAGCCTAACACTTATCACGAAACGCACAAAACTCGGAGCTGGGACTTTCTTGGCCTTGACCGTAACCAACCAAGACAACAATCGGGCCTACTCAGAAAAGCAAAGTATGGTGAAGATGTCATCGTGGGTGTGATCGATACAG GCATATGGCCTGAATCACGAAGCTTTGATGACAATGGGTATGGCCCTGTGCCGGCACGGTGGAAAGGGAAATGCCAGACTGGTCAGGATTTCAACGCCACAAGTTGCAACAAAAAGATCATCGGTGCGCGGTGGTATGGGCGTGGAATTAGTGACGAGGTGCTAAACAGAAACTATAAGTCGCCTAGGGACATTGAAGGCCATGGCACACACATCGCATCGACCATCGCCGGCAGGGAAGTGCAGGGCGTGAGCTACGGAGGCCTAGGCATGGGCGTGGCACGCGGCGGGGCGCCACGTGCGCGGCTCAGTATCTACAAGGTGTGTTGGTTGGGTGGGAGTTGCCCTGAAGCAGCGGTCCTCGCGGCTATCGATGATGCTATGCATGACGGTGTGGACGTCTTGTCGCTCTCGATTGCTGGGGCTGGTCACGAGTTTCCTGGGACGCTGCATGCTGTGCAAAGAGGGATCTCTATCGTGTTCGCCGGAGGGAATGATGGCCCTGTGCCACAAACGGTGGCTAATGCCCTACCGTGGGTTACAACGGTGGCCGCTAGCACGATTGACCGGTCTTTCCCGACCTTGATATCGCTCGGAAACAAAGAAAAGCTTGTG GGGCAATCTCTTCACAACAATGCATCTGTGATCAGCGGCAACTTTAAAGACCTTGTTTATGCCGGGAG CTGTGACACGGAGTCGTCACTGGCATTGAGCAACGTCACCGGTAAAATCGTCCTATGCTATCAACCCGTGGCAGCGAGAAGCATGCCGCCTCGACAAGCACTTCCCATAGCCATCAATCTCACCACCATGGCTGGCGCCAAGGGCCTCATATTTGCACAGTACACTACTAACCTCCTCGACTTCCTGCCTTTGTGTAGGGGCGTTATGCCCTGTGTAGTGGTGGATTTTGAGATCGCACAACGAATTGCCTCCTATTGGAGTTGGGACAAAGG GAATGCGGTGGTGAAGGTGTCACCTGCCATGACCGTTGTCGGAAAAGGGGTGTTGTCGCCGAGGGTCGCCTCATTCTCGTCGAGAGGTCCAAGCATGTTGTTCCCTAGCATACTCAAG CCCGACATTGCTGCACCTGGCGTCAGCATCTTGGCAGCGGACCGCGACTCCTACGTGTTCAAATCCGGGACATCCATGGCGTGCCCGCATGTCTCCGCTGTGACCGCACTGCTCAAGTCGGTTCACCCTGGCTGGTCACCTGCCATGATCAAGTCTGCCATCGTCACCACAG CATCTGTGACTGATCGTTTTGGCATGCCAATCCAAGCAGAAGCGGTCCCAAGGAAACTAGCTGACCCCTTCGACTTTGGTGGTGGACACATAGACCCAGATAGAGCTGTTGACCCTGGCTTGGTTTATGACGTGGATGCAAGAGAGTACAACAAGTTTTTGAACTGCACTCTTGGATATTTAGATGGTTGTGAATCCTACTACCTCAATCTCAACCTCCCGTCAATTGTCGTGCCGGACCTCAAGGACCATGTCATGCTTCGGCGCACTGTGACTAACGTTGGGCCAGCGGAAGCAACATATCATTTAGTGGTTGAAGCTCCAGCTGGTATAGATGTGTCCGTAGAACCATCTGTGATTACTTTCACCAAAGGAAGCAGTAGAAGCGCAACATTTATGGTGACATTCACCACAAGGCAGAGAGTGCAAGGAGGATACACTTTCGGGAGCTTGACATGGTCAGACGGAAGTACCCACTCAGTTCGAATTCCGGTTGCTGTAAGGACTGTGATAC